In Flavobacterium cerinum, one genomic interval encodes:
- a CDS encoding DEAD/DEAH box helicase: protein MDAFKTHENVISDYKSYLQSFININDGRILNFVNNSTLVENILPEPLIQFNPSFERGQSFDELIQENTIHPNLSKALGSYRLYRHQSEAIQIGVQDQGFVVTSGTGSGKSLTFLATIFNDLFKRGNGKEKGVKAILVYPMNALINSQEEEIKKYKINYLEKYASLSDIDRSNKTLDEIIDHLEDRTTERFPITFAKYTGQESSVDRDRVKNNEPDILLTNYMMLELIMTRQSENWLRDSMTKHLKYLVYDELHTYRGRQGADVSLLNRRIQALVMNNLIFIGTSATMASHGSPEEKKKKVAEVATQIFGKEISYECVINEYLEPCTLAKKVNPSQLADAVRKGISVENSEEEFINNDLANWLEMNIALQYNQDIIERGKPLRIDQITNQIAETVTSLSRDEIRNIVIDLLKWAERINEDNRQKGTRKSFLPFRFHQFISQTGSISVTLEPRNIRYITSSDEPYVKIGNKERKLYPLLFSRYSGYEFLTVELDIDKAEILPIISIKDFKNKKKDDVDQKSPDIRDFRYGYIILDEGEEFWKEDFKDLVPREWWNKAETALLPYYQMLMPHTLYFNSEGQFSFEAKFPIKGYFIPSPLILDPTCSIVYEDSRLKDSTKLARLGSEGRSTATSILSMSVIRSLSDEKLADQKLLSFTDNRQDASLQAGHFNDFYNTIRFRAGLLKSIKHKGGSIEVHELAEELLKALNLREVDYARNPSEDEDFGNDRNKDAIKYLLLYRAFQDLKRGWRYILPNLEQVGLIKIEYKKLEKLANVQAKFKGIEFLEELTAAKRYEILKNILDYFRTNFALDHRFFDNVANIETLIKDLLDVDKPWSLGIEEKLDKPRVMVVGSIKPKVKGIFDASIGVRSSLGKYLNRERIESGLAKLKKDEYELWINDILKVLCETNFIRKTNDKRLPNQNLYKLIVDNITWIHNEDGIVEIDKTRLNYQNELLEIQPNPYFKKLYQFDFSQFKKELIAKEHTGQIGAQERINREDAFRKGEISTLYCSPTMELGIDIANLNIVHMRNVPPNAANYAQRSGRAGRGGQTALVFTYCSTMSPHDVNYFNNSSEMVAGIVQPPRIDLINEELIVSHLNAFLLMKLEIKELKTSAADVLDLSDERNVFLKHDILERIEHLVSIMKKELLLEFEKIAYSLLPELDKTVWFTQLWILDKIEKFPAHFDFSFKRWIKMFQNACMLRNKAQAILDNHTYKSDSTERKEAAKQERFARKQIALLKNEEQQSSSNSEFYVFRYLAAEGFLPGYNFTRLPVRAVLGKSYQDDVEVISRPRALALSEFGPLNTVYHSGNKFRLNRMMVSDIEHNLQKIKVSSKTGYAFMNEEIDLANIDPINKKSLVGDALELYTKVIELSECEGIPLQKISCIEEERSRSGYEVASYFNFPHGIENTESVVLKKGGEKLLQLYFSKTASLIKLNKKARRSQQTGFKIDQRNGVWIQERNLNNNQELIDNTKEIMLFTKDTADVLYIQPLGNIGTIPDQVVSLSYALKRGIEKLFLVEESEMAVSVMGDKEKPNILIHEASEGSLGILSQLISDPVKMKEWFKMSYEILHFDSETREETEQGKELPHATYQDLLSYYNQIYHKQLNRYIIKEVLEYLMDCDIEIIQGNENDREEQYRYLLNAYDKNSGTELKLIKHLYENGYALPDKAQFNMESYYINADFIYKTSSGFTLIFCDGFVHDLKEVKKRDQMIDQILKEGAYDVIRWHYMESLDELTTRRKDIFRKIR from the coding sequence ATGGATGCCTTTAAAACTCACGAAAATGTAATATCTGATTACAAATCATATTTACAATCTTTCATTAATATTAATGATGGAAGAATATTGAATTTTGTCAATAATTCTACTTTAGTTGAAAATATTCTCCCTGAACCGCTTATACAATTTAACCCCTCTTTTGAAAGAGGTCAGTCTTTCGATGAACTAATTCAGGAAAATACAATACATCCAAATTTGTCAAAAGCGCTGGGTTCTTATAGGTTATACAGGCATCAGTCCGAAGCAATCCAAATAGGTGTTCAAGATCAGGGGTTCGTAGTAACTTCCGGTACCGGTTCAGGTAAATCTCTAACATTCCTCGCTACTATTTTCAATGATCTTTTCAAAAGGGGTAATGGAAAAGAAAAAGGCGTAAAAGCTATATTGGTTTATCCAATGAATGCATTAATAAATTCGCAAGAAGAGGAAATCAAGAAATATAAGATCAATTATTTAGAAAAATATGCAAGCCTTTCGGATATTGATAGATCTAATAAAACTCTGGACGAAATTATTGATCATCTGGAAGACCGTACTACCGAAAGATTTCCCATAACATTTGCAAAATATACGGGACAGGAATCGAGTGTTGATAGAGATCGGGTAAAAAATAATGAACCCGATATTCTTTTGACCAATTATATGATGTTGGAATTAATAATGACTAGGCAGTCTGAAAACTGGTTAAGGGATTCAATGACTAAACATCTTAAATATCTAGTCTATGATGAGCTTCATACATATAGAGGCAGACAAGGTGCTGATGTTAGCCTTCTAAATAGGAGAATTCAGGCTCTTGTAATGAATAATTTAATTTTCATTGGCACATCTGCCACAATGGCTTCCCACGGGTCTCCTGAAGAAAAAAAGAAAAAAGTAGCAGAAGTTGCCACACAAATATTTGGTAAAGAAATTTCATATGAGTGCGTTATTAATGAATACCTTGAGCCATGTACACTTGCTAAAAAAGTAAATCCTTCTCAGCTAGCCGATGCTGTGAGAAAAGGAATCAGTGTGGAAAATTCAGAAGAAGAATTCATAAATAATGATTTAGCTAATTGGTTGGAAATGAATATTGCACTTCAGTACAACCAAGATATAATAGAAAGAGGGAAACCACTACGTATTGATCAAATCACTAATCAAATTGCTGAAACAGTTACTTCGTTGTCACGAGATGAGATTCGAAACATAGTTATTGACCTATTAAAATGGGCGGAGCGGATCAATGAAGATAATAGACAAAAGGGAACTCGTAAATCATTTCTTCCTTTCCGTTTTCATCAATTTATTTCTCAGACAGGATCTATATCGGTAACACTAGAACCAAGAAATATACGCTATATAACTTCATCCGATGAGCCGTACGTTAAGATTGGAAATAAAGAGAGAAAGCTATATCCATTATTATTTTCCAGATATTCTGGTTACGAGTTTTTAACTGTTGAGTTAGACATTGATAAAGCAGAAATTTTACCTATCATTTCTATTAAAGACTTTAAAAATAAAAAGAAAGACGATGTTGATCAAAAGAGTCCGGATATAAGAGATTTCAGATATGGGTACATTATATTGGATGAAGGTGAAGAATTTTGGAAAGAAGACTTTAAAGATTTAGTTCCTCGTGAATGGTGGAATAAGGCAGAAACAGCTTTACTGCCATACTATCAAATGTTAATGCCTCATACGTTATATTTTAATAGTGAAGGACAGTTTTCTTTTGAAGCTAAATTTCCGATTAAAGGATATTTTATTCCTAGTCCATTAATATTAGATCCTACATGCTCAATCGTTTATGAAGATAGTCGTTTAAAAGACTCTACAAAACTAGCCAGACTAGGTTCTGAGGGACGTAGCACAGCTACTTCAATTCTTTCCATGTCCGTAATAAGAAGTTTATCAGATGAAAAATTAGCGGATCAGAAATTATTAAGTTTTACAGACAACAGACAAGATGCATCATTACAGGCTGGCCATTTTAATGATTTTTATAATACGATTCGTTTTAGAGCCGGTCTCCTTAAATCAATAAAGCATAAAGGCGGGTCAATAGAAGTACATGAATTGGCAGAAGAGTTATTAAAGGCATTGAATTTAAGAGAAGTAGATTATGCTAGAAACCCTTCAGAAGATGAAGATTTTGGTAATGACAGAAATAAAGATGCTATTAAATACCTTTTGTTATACCGCGCATTTCAAGACCTTAAAAGAGGATGGCGTTATATTTTACCCAATCTAGAACAAGTGGGATTGATTAAAATTGAATATAAAAAACTTGAAAAATTAGCTAATGTTCAGGCGAAATTTAAAGGCATAGAATTTCTTGAAGAATTAACAGCTGCAAAAAGGTATGAGATTTTAAAAAATATACTTGACTATTTTAGAACAAACTTTGCTCTAGATCATCGTTTTTTTGATAATGTCGCTAATATTGAAACATTGATAAAGGATTTATTAGATGTAGATAAGCCGTGGTCACTGGGTATAGAAGAAAAATTAGATAAGCCTCGAGTAATGGTTGTAGGTTCTATCAAACCTAAAGTAAAAGGAATTTTCGATGCATCTATTGGTGTTCGTTCAAGTTTAGGTAAATATTTGAATCGTGAACGAATCGAATCCGGTCTAGCAAAATTAAAGAAAGACGAATATGAGTTGTGGATCAATGACATTCTGAAAGTATTATGCGAAACAAATTTTATAAGAAAGACAAATGATAAACGTTTGCCAAATCAAAATCTTTATAAATTGATTGTCGATAATATTACTTGGATACACAACGAGGATGGTATCGTAGAAATTGATAAAACAAGGCTTAATTATCAAAACGAATTACTAGAAATTCAACCAAATCCATATTTTAAAAAATTGTATCAATTTGACTTTAGTCAATTCAAAAAAGAGTTGATTGCTAAAGAACACACTGGTCAAATTGGTGCACAGGAAAGAATTAATCGTGAGGATGCTTTTAGAAAAGGAGAAATATCCACTTTATACTGTTCTCCTACTATGGAATTAGGAATTGACATTGCCAATTTAAACATTGTACATATGCGAAATGTACCTCCAAACGCTGCAAACTATGCTCAAAGAAGTGGACGTGCGGGAAGAGGAGGGCAGACTGCATTGGTTTTTACGTACTGTTCCACGATGTCTCCTCACGATGTCAATTATTTTAATAATTCCTCAGAAATGGTCGCTGGCATTGTACAACCGCCTAGGATTGATTTGATTAATGAGGAATTAATCGTCTCACATCTCAATGCTTTTCTTCTGATGAAGCTTGAGATTAAAGAACTAAAAACTTCAGCAGCGGACGTATTAGATTTATCTGATGAAAGAAATGTATTCTTAAAGCATGATATATTGGAAAGAATAGAACATCTTGTTTCTATTATGAAAAAAGAATTATTGCTGGAATTTGAAAAGATAGCATATTCTTTACTGCCGGAGCTTGATAAAACCGTTTGGTTTACACAATTATGGATTTTGGACAAAATTGAGAAATTCCCAGCCCATTTTGACTTTTCATTCAAACGCTGGATCAAAATGTTTCAAAATGCTTGTATGCTCAGAAATAAAGCGCAAGCAATTTTGGACAATCATACTTATAAATCAGATAGCACAGAGCGAAAAGAAGCAGCCAAACAAGAAAGATTTGCCAGAAAACAAATAGCTTTACTAAAAAATGAAGAGCAGCAGAGTTCAAGCAATTCTGAGTTTTATGTATTTCGTTATTTGGCTGCAGAAGGTTTTTTACCTGGTTACAATTTCACCCGTCTTCCAGTTAGGGCTGTACTAGGCAAAAGTTATCAAGATGATGTAGAAGTTATTTCAAGACCTCGCGCTTTGGCTTTATCCGAATTTGGCCCATTAAACACGGTTTATCATTCTGGTAATAAATTTAGGCTTAATCGAATGATGGTTTCAGATATAGAGCATAACTTACAAAAAATAAAGGTTTCCAGTAAGACTGGTTACGCTTTTATGAATGAAGAAATTGATTTGGCTAATATTGATCCTATTAATAAAAAGTCACTTGTAGGAGATGCTCTGGAGTTATATACAAAAGTCATAGAGTTATCAGAATGCGAAGGTATTCCTTTACAGAAAATCTCTTGTATTGAAGAAGAAAGAAGTCGTTCCGGTTATGAAGTTGCATCGTATTTTAATTTCCCTCATGGAATCGAAAATACAGAATCAGTTGTTTTAAAAAAAGGTGGTGAAAAGCTATTACAATTATATTTTAGTAAAACAGCAAGCCTTATTAAGCTTAATAAAAAAGCAAGAAGATCACAACAAACTGGTTTCAAAATTGATCAAAGAAATGGTGTTTGGATACAAGAGAGAAATCTAAACAACAATCAAGAGCTAATTGATAATACCAAAGAAATAATGCTTTTTACCAAAGATACTGCTGATGTTCTATATATTCAGCCCCTCGGTAATATTGGAACAATACCTGATCAGGTTGTGTCTCTTAGCTATGCTTTAAAAAGAGGGATAGAAAAATTATTTCTTGTAGAAGAAAGTGAAATGGCTGTTAGTGTAATGGGAGATAAAGAAAAACCTAATATTCTTATCCACGAAGCATCAGAAGGCTCTCTTGGTATTCTTTCACAATTAATTTCTGATCCTGTTAAAATGAAGGAATGGTTTAAAATGAGTTATGAGATTCTTCATTTTGACTCAGAAACCAGAGAAGAAACGGAACAAGGTAAAGAATTGCCTCACGCTACTTATCAAGACTTGCTAAGTTATTATAACCAGATTTATCACAAACAACTAAATCGATACATAATTAAAGAAGTTTTAGAATATTTGATGGACTGTGATATTGAAATTATTCAAGGGAATGAAAATGATCGGGAAGAACAATATCGTTATTTGCTAAATGCGTATGATAAAAACAGTGGTACAGAATTGAAGCTGATAAAACACCTGTATGAAAATGGATATGCACTTCCTGATAAAGCTCAATTTAATATGGAGAGCTATTATATTAATGCTGACTTTATTTATAAAACCAGCTCTGGATTTACATTAATATTCTGTGATGGCTTTGTACACGACTTGAAAGAAGTTAAAAAACGTGATCAAATGATTGATCAGATATTAAAAGAAGGAGCTTATGATGTAATACGTTGGCATTATATGGAGTCTTTGGATGAATTAACGACAAGAAGAAAAGACATTTTTAGAAAAATAAGATAA
- a CDS encoding helicase-related protein, whose protein sequence is MNNKYTPGNLVRYRNRDWMVLPSNEDQVILVKPLGGSDEETTGIFMPLAKDIEAVEKATFKEPTPNQIGNFETAKLLYNASRLSLRNAAGPFRSMGKLSFRPRSYQVVPLVMALKQDITRLLIADDVGIGKTIEALLIIKELIERGEIKRFAVICPPHLCEQWQQELKDKLDIDAEIIRSSTASRLDRLVPDDRSVFYHIPYQVISVDYIKTDKRRGIFLNDCPELVVVDEAHTCTLPKGASSKNQQQRYNLIHDITLNKNRHLILLTATPHSGKDEEFLSLLGLLNPAFERLDFEKLEQADRRKIAQYFIQRKRENIRRWLNEDTLFPERDSKEVGFILSEETKAFYNELVAFARGISDVETDNENTRLLRSWAAIALIKGAMSSPAMAKEMLEKRQAKLTVEEEMTEIATDAVEDTLFEENDFGVDFSRSDLLNAVDYKTAELEGLTKLLKRAEFLNEHEETDLKIKHTIDLIRKWIKEGFQPIIFCHYIATAKYVEEKLKEALPKNILVQAITSELADEQRKEEIERMGEQEKRVLVATDCLSEGINLQDHFNAVLHYDLPWNPNRIEQREGRVDRFGQASKDIKTYMLYGENNPMDKFILEVLIRKVREIQKSIGVTIPIGENNKSLMAELTQKILKTASETEQLTLFAEDKIRIDNELEMARKKGENLRSIFAQESVDAETIKKDLQEVDEAIGDPKVVESFTVFALQSLGASVIPDFEGYKIQTTNLPKHLQVALLSKTEQLKGKTETKIAFISPTPKGYQYIGRNHRFVEQLCHYIVSNAFEEKGNSYGLARTSVIQTKSVQNKTTLVMFRVRNVVKEVRSRNESVAEEMYLWGYTENTIGLQPIDFGQAQNLLNEAIPLSNMSFEQQQQLLRIELKSFENKKDAFIEIATERADKLVEAHGRFKTLIGGRSYEKSTPVLPPDVMGVYILLPKPKDLF, encoded by the coding sequence ATGAACAATAAATATACTCCAGGAAACTTAGTCCGATATAGAAATCGAGATTGGATGGTACTCCCATCTAATGAAGATCAGGTTATTTTGGTAAAACCACTTGGTGGTTCCGATGAGGAAACTACTGGTATTTTTATGCCTTTAGCCAAAGATATCGAAGCTGTAGAAAAAGCTACATTTAAAGAACCGACACCAAATCAGATCGGAAACTTTGAAACTGCGAAACTTCTGTATAATGCTTCCCGCCTTTCTTTAAGAAATGCCGCAGGTCCATTTAGAAGTATGGGTAAGCTATCCTTCAGACCCAGATCGTATCAGGTTGTTCCATTAGTAATGGCACTAAAGCAGGATATTACGAGACTGTTGATCGCTGACGATGTTGGTATTGGAAAAACCATAGAAGCTTTACTCATTATCAAAGAGCTGATTGAAAGAGGCGAGATCAAAAGATTTGCAGTGATTTGTCCACCTCATTTGTGCGAACAATGGCAGCAGGAATTAAAAGACAAATTAGATATTGATGCGGAGATTATCCGTTCCAGTACAGCATCCCGTTTGGATCGTTTGGTACCTGATGATCGCTCTGTTTTTTATCATATCCCATATCAAGTAATTTCGGTTGATTATATAAAAACAGATAAACGTAGAGGTATTTTTCTGAATGATTGCCCTGAACTAGTTGTGGTGGATGAAGCACATACCTGTACTTTACCTAAAGGAGCATCTTCAAAAAATCAACAACAACGATATAACCTCATTCACGATATTACTTTAAATAAAAATCGACATTTGATATTGCTTACCGCAACACCGCATAGTGGTAAAGATGAAGAGTTTCTTTCTCTTTTAGGCTTATTAAATCCAGCTTTCGAACGATTGGATTTTGAGAAATTGGAACAGGCTGACAGACGAAAAATTGCACAGTATTTTATCCAACGTAAGCGTGAAAATATCCGTAGATGGTTAAATGAAGACACGTTGTTTCCAGAAAGAGATTCTAAGGAAGTAGGTTTTATATTGTCAGAAGAAACTAAAGCCTTTTACAATGAATTAGTGGCATTTGCACGAGGAATTTCTGATGTTGAGACAGATAATGAAAACACAAGACTTTTGCGTTCCTGGGCAGCAATTGCCTTAATTAAAGGTGCTATGTCAAGTCCTGCTATGGCTAAAGAAATGTTGGAAAAACGTCAGGCAAAATTGACTGTGGAAGAAGAAATGACCGAAATTGCTACAGATGCTGTGGAAGATACATTGTTTGAAGAAAATGATTTTGGAGTAGATTTTTCAAGATCTGATCTGTTGAATGCTGTTGATTATAAAACAGCAGAATTGGAGGGACTTACCAAATTATTAAAACGAGCAGAGTTTCTAAATGAACATGAAGAAACGGATCTTAAGATAAAACATACCATTGATCTGATTCGAAAATGGATAAAAGAAGGCTTTCAGCCGATCATTTTCTGTCACTACATCGCTACAGCAAAATATGTGGAAGAAAAGTTAAAAGAAGCGCTTCCTAAAAACATATTGGTACAAGCTATTACTTCTGAACTAGCGGACGAGCAGCGTAAAGAAGAAATTGAAAGAATGGGAGAACAGGAAAAAAGAGTTCTTGTAGCTACAGATTGTTTAAGTGAAGGAATCAATTTACAGGATCACTTTAATGCAGTGTTGCATTATGATCTTCCTTGGAATCCAAACAGAATAGAACAACGAGAAGGTAGAGTTGATCGTTTCGGGCAAGCTTCAAAGGATATTAAAACATATATGCTTTATGGAGAAAATAACCCTATGGATAAGTTTATTCTGGAGGTACTGATTCGTAAGGTACGTGAAATTCAAAAAAGTATCGGAGTTACGATTCCTATAGGTGAAAATAATAAATCGTTGATGGCAGAACTTACGCAAAAGATTTTGAAAACTGCATCAGAAACCGAACAACTGACACTTTTTGCCGAAGACAAAATAAGAATTGATAACGAGTTGGAAATGGCTCGTAAAAAAGGAGAAAACTTGCGCTCTATTTTTGCTCAGGAATCCGTTGATGCGGAAACAATTAAAAAAGATCTGCAAGAAGTAGATGAAGCTATTGGTGATCCAAAAGTTGTGGAAAGTTTTACTGTATTTGCTTTACAATCATTAGGAGCCTCAGTCATACCTGATTTTGAAGGGTATAAAATTCAGACAACGAATCTTCCTAAACATTTACAAGTTGCGTTGCTTTCAAAAACAGAACAACTAAAAGGAAAAACAGAAACTAAAATTGCTTTCATTTCACCTACCCCTAAAGGCTATCAATATATTGGAAGAAATCATCGCTTTGTGGAGCAACTTTGTCACTACATAGTAAGTAATGCGTTTGAGGAAAAAGGTAATTCTTATGGTTTGGCAAGAACTAGTGTGATACAAACAAAAAGTGTTCAAAATAAGACGACTTTGGTAATGTTCAGGGTTAGAAATGTAGTAAAAGAAGTACGTTCCCGAAATGAATCCGTGGCAGAAGAAATGTATCTGTGGGGATATACGGAAAATACAATTGGTTTACAACCTATTGATTTTGGACAAGCACAGAACCTCTTAAATGAAGCTATTCCTTTGAGCAATATGTCCTTTGAGCAACAGCAACAACTTTTGAGAATAGAACTAAAATCTTTTGAAAATAAAAAAGATGCTTTTATAGAAATTGCCACAGAGCGTGCCGATAAATTGGTTGAGGCTCACGGACGATTTAAAACGTTAATTGGGGGGCGTAGTTATGAAAAGTCAACTCCAGTGCTTCCACCAGATGTAATGGGGGTTTATATCTTATTGCCAAAACCTAAAGACCTTTTCTAA